GAAGCCCATCCGACGGGCCGCAGCGGCGGCGGCCGCATATCCAGCTGATGCCATGCGCCCGACGCGCTGGGCCGCCTCGATAGCCGGGCGAATGAAGTGATGATCGATCGTCAGTAAAGCTGGCGCCGGCGGCCGAAACAGCGAGCCGACAAACGCAAAAGGATCGTGCTCAATCGCCCCGGTCCTGACATCGATGACGATACGAGCGCGGTGATGATGGTGCGCCAGCCGGACGCGGCCATGGTGATGATGGCGCGCATGATGATGTACCCCGAAATGATGATGGTGGTGATGTCGGCGGCCGCATGGGCATTCGGCGCGAAAGCCGCGACCAGAAACAGGCATGCAGCAGCGATCCCGGCGCGCAGAAACGCGCCGTAGCGAAACGGTTGTGGCATCATTCACCGTAAGCGGCAAGGTGATCCCATCTGGCATGGGATTTTGGGAGCAGTTATTGATGCTGGATCACAAGCATTGATGTGAGCTTCTATGTCTGCGCCTAGTTCTAGTGATAGAAGCTTCCATATGATCGAGGCGGTTGCGGAACGTCTTGAGGGCGCTCCGGTTCGTCTGCGCCGGCGATGGTCAGATGAGCTCAAAGATCAAGCGATAGCCGACTCTCTGGTGCCTGGCGCGAACGTGTCGGAGATCGCGCGTCGCATCGGTATTGGCCCTTCGCAGCTCTTCGATTGGCGTCGGAAGGCGCTGCGTAAGGGATCGGTCAGCCTGACGGCGCCGCAGCTGGATGCCTCGCCTGAACCCGCGACGTCCGCGTCGGCATTTATCGAAATCGTTGTCGGCGATATTGTCATCCGTGCGGACGCCATGGCTGATGAGGCACATTTGCGGCGCGTGGTGCGCGCGGTTCGCTCGGCATGATCCCGTCCGGCGTCAAAGTTTTTCTGGCCAGTCATCCGATCGATTTTCGAAAAGGCATGGACGGGTTATTGTCGCTGGTGCGGGACGCCGGCAGTGATCCGTTCGACGGCGCTCTTTATGTTTTTCGTGCCAAGCGGGCCGACAGAATCAAGATCGTCTTTTGGGACGGGTCCGGGGTTGTTCTTTATGCGAAGCGCCTGGAGACAGCGCAGTTCTGCTGGCCGAAGATCGGGCATCATCGGGTTCAACTCAATCAGGCGCAGCTGATGGCGCTTGTCGACGGCATGGATTGGAAGCGGGTTCATGCGGTGACAGTGAAGCCGCCTGAGTTTGTTGGGTAAATCGCTGCGGCAGAGTGAATCACGCGGCCGAAAATGCGCGCCACCGGGGTGAAAATATGCTCTGATCTGCGTCATGCCGGCGCCGGTTT
This Methylovirgula sp. DNA region includes the following protein-coding sequences:
- a CDS encoding transposase; the encoded protein is MIEAVAERLEGAPVRLRRRWSDELKDQAIADSLVPGANVSEIARRIGIGPSQLFDWRRKALRKGSVSLTAPQLDASPEPATSASAFIEIVVGDIVIRADAMADEAHLRRVVRAVRSA
- the tnpB gene encoding IS66 family insertion sequence element accessory protein TnpB (TnpB, as the term is used for proteins encoded by IS66 family insertion elements, is considered an accessory protein, since TnpC, encoded by a neighboring gene, is a DDE family transposase.), whose product is MIPSGVKVFLASHPIDFRKGMDGLLSLVRDAGSDPFDGALYVFRAKRADRIKIVFWDGSGVVLYAKRLETAQFCWPKIGHHRVQLNQAQLMALVDGMDWKRVHAVTVKPPEFVG